From the genome of uncultured Methanobacterium sp.:
TCTGTCTTGGTCATCAAATCATAGCACAGGCCTATGGCGGGCAAATCAGTTCTGCGGTTTCGGAAAGTTACGCTCAAATCCAGATTAACATCCTGGATGAAAATGACATTTTCAAAGGTTTAGGTCCACAGTTAGAGGTATGGGCTTCCCACAAGGATGAAGTAACCCAACTTCCCCCTGAATTTAAAGTTCTCGCATCATCCGCAATATGTGACGTTGAAGCAATGAAACACCCGGAAAAACCTGTATACGGAATACAGTTCCACCCAGAGGTTTATCACACCCCAGAAGGACCTAAAGTTTTTGAGAATTTTTATGAAGTTTGCAAAAAATATCATAAAACTGAATAAAATTACATTGCAAAGAATTATTACATTGTAAATGGTTAAGATTCCCTTGGAAAAGATTAAAATTCCGTTGGAAAATAAATAACCATTGAAAA
Proteins encoded in this window:
- a CDS encoding GMP synthase subunit A; protein product: MILVINNHGQYNHRIHRTLHYLKIPSELVPNTTSLEDIEAKNPSGLILGGGPSVERSGNSIEYVKKLDYPILGICLGHQIIAQAYGGQISSAVSESYAQIQINILDENDIFKGLGPQLEVWASHKDEVTQLPPEFKVLASSAICDVEAMKHPEKPVYGIQFHPEVYHTPEGPKVFENFYEVCKKYHKTE